A single genomic interval of Microbulbifer variabilis harbors:
- a CDS encoding efflux RND transporter periplasmic adaptor subunit — MVLMLLGCLVLFGGIFAYKFIAQRMVNQFLDNMRLPAPTVTSAKAQVQNWPEDLSGVGTVRAVNGVEVTTEAEGVVSAIHFKSGQYVHKGDLLVEIFAEPEKAQLQVLDAELRLARRNYARIKTLTARGVTTEAELDSARSTLDQVVANIEVQRARVDQRRVLAPFNGVLGIRRIDLGQNVSPGDAVVTLQQLTPIFVDFSLPEQKYSLVKEGMPISLTTDAFPGKTYLGRITAVDPRVDRASRNFLIQATLENPKKHLRPGMFAQVSVKIEASRRVLSVPRTALLFAPYGVSVFVLETDASDNSVTANKRFVKTGEERGDLVEIVEGLLQGDEVASSGLLKLRNGEAAVINNENKPPEDPSPTPENS; from the coding sequence ATGGTGCTAATGCTGCTCGGGTGCCTGGTACTTTTTGGCGGTATTTTTGCGTATAAATTTATTGCCCAGCGCATGGTGAACCAATTTCTGGACAATATGCGTTTGCCGGCTCCTACAGTGACCTCGGCGAAGGCGCAGGTGCAAAATTGGCCAGAGGATTTAAGCGGGGTTGGTACAGTCCGTGCCGTCAATGGTGTTGAGGTTACGACAGAGGCCGAGGGTGTGGTTAGTGCTATCCACTTCAAGTCCGGCCAGTATGTACACAAAGGCGACCTTCTCGTGGAAATATTCGCCGAGCCGGAGAAAGCACAGCTGCAGGTTCTGGATGCTGAGCTGCGTTTGGCAAGGCGCAATTATGCACGAATTAAAACGCTTACCGCGCGTGGTGTGACCACCGAAGCAGAGCTCGATAGTGCACGTAGCACCTTGGATCAGGTAGTGGCCAATATCGAGGTACAGCGCGCCAGGGTGGATCAGCGTAGAGTGCTGGCGCCTTTTAATGGTGTTCTAGGAATACGCCGTATTGATCTTGGGCAGAATGTCAGCCCGGGGGACGCGGTAGTCACTCTTCAACAGCTCACGCCTATCTTTGTCGACTTTTCACTGCCAGAGCAGAAATACTCTCTGGTTAAGGAGGGGATGCCAATCAGCCTGACTACCGATGCTTTTCCCGGTAAAACCTATCTGGGGAGAATTACCGCGGTAGACCCCAGAGTAGATAGGGCCAGCCGCAATTTCCTGATACAGGCTACGCTCGAAAACCCCAAGAAGCACCTGCGTCCAGGTATGTTTGCCCAGGTTTCTGTAAAAATTGAAGCCAGCCGTCGAGTACTTTCGGTCCCCCGAACGGCCCTGTTGTTTGCTCCCTATGGCGTATCGGTCTTTGTGTTGGAAACGGATGCCTCTGATAACAGTGTCACCGCAAACAAGCGTTTTGTTAAAACCGGGGAGGAGCGCGGTGATCTGGTGGAAATTGTAGAAGGATTGCTACAGGGCGATGAGGTGGCCAGCAGCGGCTTGCTCAAATTGCGCAACGGTGAGGCTGCGGTAATCAACAATGAGAACAAGCCGCCAGAGGACCCATCTCCCACTCCTGAAAACAGTTAA